One window of Planctomycetia bacterium genomic DNA carries:
- a CDS encoding tRNA modification GTPase: MNLDDTIVAISSPPGAGWRGIVRLSGDRALEIASEHFSSADRRLIAAAEGGEVLCGRILVDGSELPGHVHVFRAPRSYTCQDMAEFHLLGAPSVLGMLVESCLRDGARLAEPGEFTARAFLAGAMDLSQVHGVAGMIAARSDRQLRAASRLLHGELARTAAQAREEIADLLSLVEGALDFAEEPIEFITAEALCERLNGVVARLEATAASGLRMERWDRLPLVCLAGPPNAGKSSLLNQLTGIDRVICTPTAGTTRDVVSAPMTIDDLECLLVDTAGLGVPRDGLDMTAQLAARKAMASADLVLMVLDGSALDENVSPESLAGLFALAKPTEVGSTPCIRVINKSDLLAHKHEIRDAAAAADVLLISALTGDGCRALCQRISATLSDREVDTHEDAIALMAQHREALEQALESARRAIELAGQSRGSLGNADLVAAELHISANALAALVGQEDTESLLGRVFARFCVGK, translated from the coding sequence ATGAACCTCGACGACACGATTGTGGCCATCAGTTCGCCGCCGGGAGCGGGTTGGAGGGGGATTGTCCGGCTATCGGGCGATCGGGCTCTTGAGATCGCATCCGAGCATTTCTCATCTGCCGATCGAAGGCTGATCGCGGCGGCGGAGGGCGGCGAGGTGCTGTGCGGCCGTATCCTCGTCGACGGATCGGAGTTGCCCGGCCACGTTCATGTCTTCCGCGCACCTCGCAGCTACACCTGTCAGGATATGGCGGAGTTTCATTTACTTGGCGCTCCATCTGTCCTGGGAATGTTGGTCGAATCGTGCCTTCGCGATGGAGCCCGCCTTGCGGAGCCGGGTGAGTTCACCGCGCGAGCTTTCCTCGCAGGAGCGATGGACTTGTCGCAGGTTCACGGCGTCGCGGGAATGATCGCGGCACGTTCGGATCGGCAGTTGCGCGCGGCGTCGCGACTGCTGCACGGTGAACTGGCCCGCACGGCGGCGCAGGCGCGCGAGGAGATCGCCGATCTTCTCTCGCTTGTTGAAGGGGCACTTGATTTTGCGGAGGAACCCATCGAGTTCATCACCGCCGAGGCCCTTTGCGAACGGCTCAACGGGGTCGTTGCGAGGCTGGAGGCCACCGCCGCTTCCGGGCTGCGCATGGAGCGGTGGGATCGCCTTCCGCTTGTGTGCCTCGCCGGACCGCCCAACGCGGGCAAGTCGAGCCTATTGAATCAACTGACCGGTATTGACCGCGTCATCTGTACGCCAACCGCCGGGACGACCCGGGACGTGGTCAGCGCGCCGATGACGATCGATGATTTGGAGTGTCTTCTGGTTGACACCGCAGGGCTGGGCGTTCCGCGCGATGGATTGGATATGACGGCGCAGCTTGCGGCGCGGAAGGCCATGGCATCCGCCGATCTTGTGCTGATGGTCCTGGACGGCTCCGCGCTTGACGAGAATGTGAGCCCTGAGAGCTTGGCAGGGCTGTTCGCTCTTGCTAAGCCTACGGAAGTGGGATCGACGCCGTGCATTCGCGTCATCAATAAGTCCGATCTACTGGCTCATAAGCATGAGATTCGCGATGCCGCGGCGGCCGCCGACGTCCTGCTGATCAGTGCGCTGACGGGCGATGGTTGTCGCGCCTTATGTCAGCGAATCAGCGCGACACTAAGCGACCGTGAGGTGGACACCCATGAGGACGCCATCGCCCTGATGGCTCAGCATCGTGAGGCCCTGGAGCAGGCCCTCGAATCCGCTCGACGGGCGATCGAGCTTGCCGGACAATCGCGGGGCTCGCTGGGCAACGCAGACCTTGTCGCGGCCGAGCTTCACATTTCGGCCAATGCCCTCGCGGCGCTTGTGGGCCAAGAGGACACGGAATCGCTGCTGGGTCGCGTGTTCGCCCGGTTTTGCGTGGGGAAGTGA
- a CDS encoding ABC transporter permease subunit (The N-terminal region of this protein, as described by TIGR01726, is a three transmembrane segment that identifies a subfamily of ABC transporter permease subunits, which specificities that include histidine, arginine, glutamine, glutamate, L-cystine (sic), the opines (in Agrobacterium) octopine and nopaline, etc.) encodes MDRIRDRGELVWGADQEGGGPFVFPDPDHPRVLRGFEVDLAALLAAELGVRPKFYQADWTTLPEFLENRAIDVVLNGYEWTPGRAERMTSTRPYYIYQLQLMGRESETRFRSVDDLCGAGAGRRYNVSVLGGSAPALYLREHCSDRVKLVEYDGNTNAMMQVAAGVHDATFQDLPIAVFYRTLPQARGLKFIGEPVGRGYYVMYVRKGEVRLAEALNGALADLITDGRLEQVYDKYGLWNNTQAGLATATLDTTEHRGHRGLAAVRQYGPILGKAAGMTLLLSVASMPIAIVIGLLVALGRLYGPAILRAPLAIYVEVLRGTPVILQLYVIYFLLPKFLHISFNPVMAAIAGLAINYSAYEAEIYRAGLQAIPRGQMEAALALGLTRGTALRRIIVPQAVRIVIPPVTNDFIALFKDTSICSVIAVVELTKQYNMLANNTTAILEVAAMTALLYLAMSYPLSLVARRAEAALSGERKHVSVG; translated from the coding sequence TTGGACCGCATTCGCGATCGCGGCGAACTTGTCTGGGGCGCGGATCAGGAAGGCGGCGGGCCGTTTGTCTTCCCCGACCCGGACCATCCCAGGGTGCTCCGGGGCTTTGAGGTTGATTTGGCCGCGTTGCTCGCCGCGGAGCTGGGCGTGCGTCCAAAGTTCTACCAGGCGGACTGGACCACGCTTCCTGAGTTTCTCGAAAACCGCGCGATCGACGTCGTCCTCAACGGATACGAGTGGACGCCCGGCCGCGCCGAGCGGATGACATCCACGCGGCCGTACTACATCTATCAGTTGCAGCTCATGGGTCGCGAGAGCGAGACGCGGTTTCGTTCGGTTGACGACTTGTGCGGTGCGGGGGCCGGCAGGCGATACAACGTCAGTGTGCTCGGCGGATCGGCCCCGGCCCTGTACCTGCGCGAGCATTGTTCCGACCGGGTGAAACTCGTTGAATACGACGGCAATACCAATGCGATGATGCAGGTCGCCGCAGGCGTGCATGACGCCACGTTTCAGGATTTGCCCATTGCCGTCTTCTATCGAACCCTTCCGCAAGCCCGCGGGCTCAAGTTCATCGGTGAACCGGTCGGTCGCGGTTACTACGTCATGTACGTTCGAAAGGGCGAGGTCCGGCTGGCCGAAGCGCTCAATGGCGCGCTGGCTGATCTCATAACAGACGGCAGGCTCGAGCAGGTCTATGATAAGTACGGCCTGTGGAACAACACCCAGGCAGGGCTGGCGACGGCAACGCTCGACACGACCGAGCATCGCGGCCATCGTGGTCTCGCCGCGGTGCGTCAATACGGGCCGATTCTCGGGAAAGCTGCGGGCATGACTTTGCTCCTTTCCGTGGCATCCATGCCCATTGCCATCGTGATCGGCCTGCTCGTTGCCCTCGGCCGCCTCTATGGGCCGGCGATTCTGCGAGCCCCGCTCGCGATTTACGTCGAAGTCCTGCGCGGCACGCCCGTTATACTGCAGTTGTACGTCATCTATTTTCTGCTGCCCAAGTTCTTGCACATCAGCTTCAATCCGGTCATGGCCGCGATCGCTGGTTTGGCGATTAATTACTCGGCCTACGAGGCGGAAATATATCGAGCCGGCCTGCAGGCCATCCCGCGCGGGCAGATGGAAGCGGCACTGGCACTGGGATTGACGCGCGGCACGGCCCTTCGCCGCATTATCGTTCCGCAGGCCGTGCGGATCGTCATCCCGCCGGTGACCAACGATTTCATCGCCCTGTTCAAGGATACGTCAATCTGCTCGGTGATCGCGGTCGTCGAATTGACCAAGCAGTACAACATGCTCGCAAACAACACGACGGCGATTCTCGAAGTCGCCGCCATGACGGCCCTGCTCTATTTGGCGATGAGCTACCCGCTCTCGCTCGTGGCGCGGCGCGCCGAGGCGGCCCTGAGTGGCGAGAGAAAGCACGTTTCCGTCGGTTAA
- a CDS encoding zinc ribbon domain-containing protein, with protein MPTYDYECKKCGAKMEVFQSIKARPLSKSHCPVCDAARPVRRLIGTGGAVLFKGSGFYQTDYRSAGYKEKAKSETESAKPAPAKSETKSSAPESPKPAKADSPKKPKTS; from the coding sequence ATGCCGACATATGACTATGAGTGTAAAAAGTGCGGCGCCAAGATGGAAGTCTTCCAGTCCATCAAGGCGCGCCCGCTTTCCAAGAGCCACTGTCCGGTTTGTGACGCAGCGCGCCCGGTACGAAGGCTGATAGGCACCGGCGGCGCCGTCCTCTTCAAAGGCTCCGGCTTCTACCAGACCGATTACCGCAGCGCCGGCTACAAGGAAAAGGCGAAGTCAGAGACCGAATCCGCGAAACCGGCGCCGGCCAAGTCCGAGACGAAAAGTTCAGCCCCCGAGTCCCCCAAGCCGGCCAAAGCCGATTCGCCGAAGAAGCCCAAGACTTCCTGA
- a CDS encoding amino acid ABC transporter ATP-binding protein — MIHIEGVHKRFGQSPILRGVTLTVERGQTAVIIGESGGGKSTLLRCINALEKFDQGHIKVGDLTLRPGLSNGDDHKLHLQLRRRVGMVFQQFNLFPHYSALQNVMTGPIHALGLSRDEAAARARALLERVGLKDKLDARPATLSGGQQQRVAIARALANEPAAILFDEPTSSLDPRMTAEVLSVMTDLSQAGQTMIVVSHAMGFARRTAHVVHVLVGGRVIESGPPGEVFDSPRHASTRELLAEAES; from the coding sequence ATGATTCACATAGAAGGCGTCCACAAGCGATTCGGGCAGTCGCCGATTCTTCGCGGTGTCACGCTCACCGTAGAGCGCGGTCAGACCGCGGTTATCATTGGTGAATCGGGTGGCGGCAAGAGTACGTTATTGCGTTGCATCAACGCGCTGGAAAAGTTCGATCAGGGCCATATCAAGGTCGGCGACCTGACCCTGCGGCCCGGCCTTTCAAATGGCGACGATCACAAGTTGCACCTGCAACTCCGTCGTCGCGTCGGAATGGTGTTCCAGCAGTTCAACCTGTTCCCGCATTATTCCGCCCTGCAAAACGTCATGACCGGCCCCATCCACGCACTGGGCTTGTCGCGCGATGAGGCCGCGGCTCGGGCCCGCGCACTCCTGGAGCGCGTGGGGTTGAAGGACAAGCTCGACGCCCGGCCGGCAACGCTCTCTGGCGGTCAGCAGCAGCGCGTCGCCATTGCCCGAGCGCTGGCGAATGAACCGGCGGCGATTCTCTTTGACGAGCCGACCAGCTCCCTCGATCCGCGAATGACGGCCGAAGTGCTCTCCGTCATGACTGATCTCTCCCAGGCAGGCCAGACGATGATTGTTGTCAGCCACGCCATGGGATTTGCCCGCCGGACCGCGCATGTGGTTCACGTCTTGGTTGGCGGTCGGGTGATCGAGAGCGGCCCGCCCGGCGAGGTGTTTGACTCGCCCCGCCATGCCAGCACCCGAGAGTTGCTCGCGGAGGCGGAGTCTTGA
- a CDS encoding tetratricopeptide repeat protein, giving the protein MSRRRRIEATAPKPAPPQAPPSPDRAPILIAAAVALITFVVFLPSLDNDFNYDDDEMILRNDHYRGFGAENLRWMFTTFHMGHYQPLTWVSLAADHALWGMNPRGYHTTNLILHSLSAALVFLIARMIFKGLTSPTTGGMAISIGAAAAGLLFALHPLRVESVAWITERRDVLSSCLLLACLWMYLRARQCEATDRRRAWLAGAFVVYVASLLSRAMGVTLPIILLVIDWYPLRRIGWDRGWSSPNARRVILEKLPYFAAALVTGVVAIEAQRDVGAAIDLVYLNVAERAAVACYGLVFYLYKSLWPLQLAPFYELRLPVDLASLKYVLSASIVVVIAALVISFRKKYPGLLAVAICYTVLLLPVLGIFQSGRQEVADRYSYLPGLVLALGLVGGVWKFLIGKRLQLRQAAMALPIAVLLAWWSTLTWQQCEVWRDRVTLWRHGTRVVPTSYLAHYNLGCSEGLVGNHAEAIEAFRTCLELNPAYTKALFNMGNSFQMLQRDADALDVYTRAIAVNPNDALSYYEMGNVYLRAGRSDDALAAFRKVTELRQDYPRANVNLGAVLARRGDHAAAIEQFRTAIRLNPDLRDAHYNLAISLEATRKDDEAAIEYRTAIRIDPDFPDARVNLANILVRTGLVDEAIEQYRAALRTNPSHPEAKANLNRLLMRLGGVNKPSGQSR; this is encoded by the coding sequence TTGAGCAGGCGCCGAAGAATCGAGGCGACTGCTCCGAAGCCAGCGCCGCCGCAGGCGCCGCCATCGCCTGATCGCGCCCCAATCCTGATCGCCGCCGCCGTTGCCCTGATCACGTTTGTCGTCTTCCTTCCATCCCTCGACAACGACTTCAACTACGACGACGACGAGATGATCCTCCGCAACGATCACTATCGCGGCTTCGGTGCCGAGAATCTGCGATGGATGTTCACGACCTTTCACATGGGCCACTACCAGCCGCTTACCTGGGTGTCGCTGGCCGCGGACCATGCCCTGTGGGGAATGAACCCGCGCGGCTACCACACGACGAATCTCATCCTGCACAGCCTGAGCGCCGCGCTCGTGTTTCTAATTGCGAGGATGATTTTCAAAGGCCTTACATCTCCAACGACCGGCGGCATGGCAATCAGCATCGGAGCTGCCGCCGCCGGCCTGCTCTTCGCCCTGCACCCGCTGCGGGTGGAGTCCGTGGCCTGGATCACCGAGCGCCGCGACGTGCTGAGCTCGTGCCTGCTCCTGGCCTGCTTGTGGATGTATCTGCGAGCCCGGCAATGCGAAGCCACTGATCGACGTCGCGCGTGGCTCGCCGGCGCCTTCGTGGTCTATGTGGCGTCACTGCTGAGTCGCGCCATGGGCGTCACGCTTCCCATCATATTGCTCGTCATCGACTGGTACCCACTTCGGCGAATCGGCTGGGACCGCGGCTGGTCCAGCCCTAACGCACGGCGCGTGATCCTTGAGAAACTGCCGTACTTCGCGGCGGCCCTCGTCACGGGCGTCGTCGCGATTGAAGCGCAGCGCGACGTCGGAGCTGCGATCGACCTCGTCTATCTCAATGTCGCAGAGCGCGCGGCAGTCGCCTGCTACGGACTGGTGTTCTATCTCTACAAGTCGCTCTGGCCGCTGCAACTTGCGCCGTTCTACGAATTGAGGTTGCCCGTCGATCTCGCGTCGCTCAAGTACGTCTTGAGTGCATCCATCGTTGTCGTCATCGCGGCACTGGTGATCAGTTTTCGAAAAAAGTACCCGGGCCTGCTGGCTGTTGCCATTTGCTACACCGTGCTTCTGCTTCCCGTTCTGGGCATCTTCCAGAGCGGCCGACAGGAGGTCGCCGACCGCTACAGCTATCTCCCCGGTCTTGTCCTCGCCCTGGGCCTCGTCGGCGGTGTCTGGAAGTTCCTAATTGGCAAGCGGTTACAGCTCAGGCAGGCGGCAATGGCCCTTCCAATCGCCGTCCTACTCGCCTGGTGGTCGACGCTCACCTGGCAACAATGTGAAGTCTGGCGTGACCGGGTGACACTCTGGCGGCACGGCACTCGCGTCGTCCCCACATCCTACCTCGCTCACTACAACCTGGGCTGCTCCGAGGGCCTCGTGGGCAATCACGCGGAGGCAATCGAAGCCTTCCGAACCTGTCTCGAGTTGAACCCCGCGTACACCAAGGCGCTCTTCAACATGGGGAACTCCTTCCAGATGCTTCAGCGTGACGCGGATGCGCTCGATGTCTACACCAGGGCGATCGCCGTCAACCCGAACGACGCCTTGTCCTACTATGAAATGGGAAACGTTTACCTGAGAGCCGGCCGTTCCGATGATGCGCTCGCGGCATTCCGCAAAGTGACGGAGCTGCGCCAGGACTATCCCCGGGCAAACGTCAATCTTGGTGCGGTCCTCGCCCGTCGTGGCGACCACGCCGCCGCAATCGAGCAGTTTCGAACGGCAATCAGATTGAACCCCGACCTGCGCGACGCACACTACAATCTCGCCATATCCCTCGAGGCGACGCGCAAGGACGATGAGGCCGCAATTGAATACCGCACGGCGATTCGAATCGATCCAGATTTCCCCGATGCCCGGGTCAATCTCGCGAATATTCTCGTCCGCACCGGCCTGGTGGATGAGGCCATCGAACAGTATCGGGCAGCCCTGCGAACGAACCCATCCCACCCCGAAGCGAAGGCAAATCTGAATCGCCTGTTAATGAGGCTCGGCGGCGTCAATAAGCCATCCGGTCAGTCTCGCTGA
- a CDS encoding alginate export family protein gives MEAASIDGPGRVGRLPIACSIILLLLMRGVALAQSESSDESLPQHNADSNLPVTSQPAESSASQPSDQKPPKYYYHAKAMSTSRSEEPASYARPISEWGYDPLEPVDWLLFGVEQRTRYDYFDDDYTKDLTRSQPFLMRSRSFLGIQDILDPFRFGVEFQDSRAFNTKFPDSTQDVNENDFLQAYAELYFKDAAGQGQPLSFQVGRLANDYVDRRLRSRNGYRNTTNAFDGFRLRAGDQESLWELEFFAAQPVAIRPRRFDHGDEQRWLYGLVGAWRGWAPVTTLEPYYLILDNDRRGWDQKDIELHTFGLRAYGDIPKTRFDYDVDAAFQYGRNLGLSHRALATHTELGYTFAHKWKPRLAAWLNYASGDRSPNDGVQQQFNRLFGSSNGHYGSTDFFEWSNMLSPAMEIRIEPDSKTQLSCVYRANWLASKRDAWIRAGRVDPEGHSGRFIGHEIDLLARRKITNLLTVEIGYAHFIPGNFVEQTGEAPDSDRFFVSTVLRF, from the coding sequence ATGGAAGCCGCATCGATTGATGGACCGGGGCGAGTCGGCCGATTACCAATTGCCTGTTCCATCATCCTGCTGCTCTTAATGCGCGGCGTTGCGCTCGCCCAGTCGGAGTCGTCCGACGAATCATTGCCACAACACAATGCCGACAGCAATCTCCCAGTAACAAGTCAGCCTGCGGAAAGCTCCGCAAGTCAGCCCAGCGATCAGAAACCACCAAAGTACTATTATCACGCCAAGGCGATGTCCACGAGCCGCAGCGAGGAACCGGCGTCCTACGCCAGGCCCATTAGCGAGTGGGGTTACGACCCGCTCGAACCGGTCGATTGGTTGCTCTTCGGTGTGGAACAGCGAACAAGATATGACTACTTCGACGACGACTACACCAAGGACCTGACACGCAGCCAGCCATTCCTGATGCGATCTCGGTCTTTCCTGGGGATTCAGGACATCCTCGATCCCTTTCGATTCGGAGTTGAGTTCCAGGATTCTCGCGCGTTTAACACCAAGTTTCCCGACTCGACGCAGGATGTGAACGAGAACGATTTTCTTCAGGCGTACGCCGAGCTGTACTTTAAGGACGCCGCCGGCCAGGGACAGCCGCTGAGCTTTCAAGTGGGCCGGCTGGCAAATGATTATGTCGATCGCCGCCTGCGTAGTCGAAATGGCTACCGTAATACGACGAATGCCTTTGATGGTTTTCGCCTGCGCGCCGGCGACCAGGAATCACTTTGGGAGCTGGAATTCTTCGCGGCCCAGCCCGTGGCCATTCGGCCGCGGCGATTTGACCATGGTGACGAGCAGCGATGGCTATACGGTCTCGTTGGTGCATGGCGCGGCTGGGCGCCAGTGACCACCCTTGAACCGTACTACCTGATTCTGGACAACGACCGCCGCGGTTGGGATCAAAAGGACATCGAACTTCATACATTCGGCCTGCGGGCTTACGGCGATATACCCAAGACCCGGTTCGATTACGACGTCGATGCCGCCTTTCAATATGGTCGCAATCTTGGACTATCTCATCGGGCCCTGGCAACTCACACCGAGTTGGGCTACACCTTTGCCCACAAATGGAAGCCACGGCTCGCGGCCTGGCTCAATTACGCCTCCGGGGATCGATCGCCGAACGATGGCGTTCAACAACAATTCAACCGGTTGTTCGGCTCGTCGAACGGCCATTACGGCAGCACCGATTTCTTCGAGTGGTCAAACATGCTTTCGCCGGCGATGGAGATTCGCATTGAGCCGGATTCCAAAACGCAGCTCTCATGCGTCTATCGAGCCAATTGGCTGGCGAGCAAGCGGGATGCCTGGATTCGTGCGGGAAGAGTCGATCCCGAGGGCCACAGCGGGCGGTTCATCGGCCACGAGATCGACCTCTTGGCGAGACGGAAGATCACGAATCTGCTGACCGTCGAGATCGGGTACGCCCATTTCATACCCGGCAATTTCGTGGAGCAAACCGGTGAGGCGCCGGACAGCGATCGATTCTTCGTAAGCACCGTACTTCGATTCTGA
- a CDS encoding HAD family hydrolase → MELDGIFLDFYGTLTAGDRHAVESVCANIVQDAGLSISAYELSVTWGERFLNSLDFASGKNFKTLFDLEIQTLSDTMQALGTEVHAPTYARQLKDYWENPPLQPEVRQFLDAVRYPVCIVSNADREDIIEALGRHGVRVDCVVTSEDARSYKPNREIFELALSETGWRRDRVIHVGDSLHSDIGGAIIAGIRNGWLNRAHRIHDIGTHQPDNEFEDLMGLLRLIQRD, encoded by the coding sequence ATGGAACTCGACGGGATTTTTTTGGATTTCTACGGTACGCTGACCGCCGGCGACCGGCATGCGGTCGAGTCCGTCTGTGCGAACATCGTGCAGGACGCCGGGCTCTCCATCAGCGCCTATGAATTGAGCGTTACATGGGGCGAGCGGTTTCTCAATTCGCTGGACTTCGCCTCGGGTAAGAACTTCAAGACGCTCTTCGATCTGGAGATTCAAACGCTGAGCGACACCATGCAGGCACTGGGGACAGAGGTCCACGCGCCAACCTATGCCCGTCAACTCAAGGATTATTGGGAGAACCCCCCGCTTCAGCCGGAGGTGCGACAGTTTCTTGACGCGGTGCGGTACCCCGTCTGCATCGTGTCCAATGCCGATCGCGAGGACATCATCGAGGCGCTGGGCAGGCACGGCGTCCGCGTCGATTGTGTTGTCACGTCGGAGGATGCGCGATCTTACAAGCCGAACCGGGAGATTTTCGAACTGGCCCTTTCTGAGACCGGTTGGCGGCGCGACCGTGTTATCCATGTCGGCGACTCGCTGCACAGCGACATCGGCGGCGCGATTATCGCAGGCATCCGAAACGGCTGGCTGAATCGGGCGCATCGCATCCACGACATCGGCACGCACCAGCCCGACAACGAATTCGAGGATCTCATGGGTCTCTTGCGATTGATTCAGCGAGACTGA
- a CDS encoding STAS domain-containing protein, whose protein sequence is MAIELGPILADRKAFMKVHEEQRGSAKVVFLNGSMTGGDDRDWVEPVTKLLDEGKGGVILEMSQVSYISSAGLGDLVRITALANSQGVKFMLAAVSPFVEAVLKTTHLDKFFDVSRDLDSALAKID, encoded by the coding sequence ATGGCAATTGAACTCGGCCCGATTCTGGCCGATCGAAAGGCATTCATGAAAGTGCACGAAGAACAACGAGGATCGGCCAAGGTCGTCTTTCTAAATGGTTCGATGACCGGGGGAGACGATCGCGACTGGGTCGAACCGGTCACCAAATTACTGGATGAAGGCAAAGGCGGCGTCATTCTTGAAATGTCCCAGGTCAGCTACATCAGCTCCGCAGGCCTCGGCGACCTGGTGCGCATCACCGCCCTTGCGAATTCACAGGGCGTCAAGTTCATGCTTGCGGCGGTCAGTCCTTTCGTTGAGGCTGTGCTCAAGACGACCCATCTGGACAAGTTCTTCGACGTGTCCAGGGATCTTGATTCAGCATTGGCGAAGATTGATTAG
- the rsmA gene encoding ribosomal RNA small subunit methyltransferase A, translated as MPNDGPIPTAQSLTNIRKLLDEAGLSPRKRHGQHFLIDANLMQVLVDAAELSRNDCVIEVGVGTGSLTNLLAARCGRVLGIEIDTNILRVAEEALAHRTNVTLINADALRSKSTLSEELLAGVRGAMLDGHKTLKLVANLPYDIATPLVINLLLSDLPLARLCFTVQKEVGDRFTAAPDTSDYGAVAIIAQTLSRVTRIARVPAEAFWPRPKVESAMIRLDPCSADARPAGPPSEFAQFVRGFFQHRRKTMSHLIKRRPELANGEGALEAAGIDPRARPEQLSVSQWHQLYKSTR; from the coding sequence TTGCCAAACGACGGCCCCATTCCTACAGCCCAATCGCTTACGAACATCAGGAAGCTCCTCGATGAGGCCGGCCTGTCACCGCGAAAGCGTCACGGTCAGCATTTTCTGATTGACGCGAATCTCATGCAAGTGCTCGTAGATGCCGCGGAACTGTCGCGAAACGACTGCGTTATCGAGGTCGGCGTCGGCACCGGAAGTCTGACGAATCTGCTCGCTGCCCGGTGCGGTCGGGTACTGGGGATCGAGATTGATACCAATATCCTGCGCGTCGCGGAAGAGGCCCTCGCCCATCGGACCAATGTCACGCTGATCAACGCGGACGCCCTGCGGAGCAAATCCACGCTGAGCGAGGAACTGCTGGCCGGAGTACGTGGCGCGATGCTCGATGGGCACAAGACCCTGAAGCTCGTCGCCAATTTGCCGTATGACATTGCCACGCCACTCGTGATCAACCTGCTGCTGTCGGACCTCCCCCTCGCGCGGCTTTGTTTTACTGTTCAGAAGGAAGTGGGCGATCGCTTCACGGCCGCGCCTGATACGTCCGATTACGGCGCGGTGGCGATCATCGCCCAGACCCTTTCGCGGGTAACCCGGATTGCGCGTGTGCCGGCGGAGGCTTTTTGGCCACGTCCAAAGGTTGAGTCCGCCATGATCCGACTGGACCCCTGCTCCGCGGACGCCCGACCGGCGGGACCACCGTCAGAATTCGCCCAGTTCGTCCGCGGCTTTTTCCAGCACCGGCGCAAGACCATGTCGCATTTAATCAAGCGGCGGCCTGAGCTGGCGAATGGCGAAGGGGCTTTGGAAGCGGCGGGCATTGACCCTCGCGCCCGTCCGGAACAACTCAGCGTTTCCCAGTGGCATCAACTGTACAAATCGACGCGATGA
- a CDS encoding HD domain-containing protein has translation MAIGKTTEPSPRRFIDQLQPGEQVADQVFLIAKKDLRTTTNGGLYIHLVLADRTGQLLGRIWSATQAQYDTIPEGGFLRIRGRTESYKGALQFIVDGMKPAQKNEVEVGDFIPSSAYDVDKMWARMLEILRTIKHPSLLALIKQFVKDEGIVSGYKKAPAAVANHHAFVGGLLEHTLSLMEMATRILGATDEKDSHYPQVSRDLVLAGLFLHDIGKTVELTYDTNFTYTSPGQLVGHIVQASIWIDRKAAEVEDETGQPFPADLQNLLTHIVLSHHGQYEFGSPKLPACPEAILIHYLDNIDAKLNMAFSAIRDARNAESDWTEWVKPLETRIYKKDVLSRETPND, from the coding sequence ATGGCCATCGGCAAGACCACCGAACCGTCGCCAAGACGATTCATTGACCAGTTGCAGCCCGGTGAACAGGTCGCCGATCAGGTCTTTCTCATCGCGAAGAAGGACCTCCGCACCACCACCAACGGCGGCCTCTACATCCACCTGGTCCTCGCCGATCGAACCGGCCAGCTCCTCGGCCGAATCTGGAGCGCCACCCAGGCCCAGTACGACACCATCCCCGAGGGCGGCTTTCTGCGCATTCGCGGCCGGACCGAGAGCTACAAAGGCGCATTGCAGTTCATCGTCGACGGCATGAAGCCCGCCCAGAAGAACGAGGTCGAGGTCGGCGACTTCATCCCCAGCTCCGCCTACGACGTCGACAAGATGTGGGCCCGGATGCTGGAGATCCTGCGAACCATCAAGCATCCCAGCCTGCTGGCCCTGATCAAACAGTTCGTGAAAGACGAGGGCATCGTGTCGGGCTACAAAAAGGCCCCCGCCGCCGTCGCCAATCACCACGCCTTCGTCGGCGGCCTCCTCGAGCACACCCTCAGCCTGATGGAAATGGCCACGCGGATTCTCGGCGCGACTGACGAAAAGGACAGTCACTATCCGCAGGTCAGCCGCGACCTGGTCCTCGCCGGACTCTTCCTTCACGACATCGGAAAGACGGTGGAGTTGACCTATGACACCAATTTCACCTACACCTCGCCCGGGCAACTGGTGGGGCACATCGTGCAGGCCTCGATCTGGATTGACCGAAAAGCCGCCGAGGTGGAAGACGAGACCGGCCAACCGTTCCCGGCGGACTTGCAGAATTTATTGACACATATTGTTCTTTCCCATCATGGCCAATATGAGTTCGGCAGTCCGAAGCTGCCCGCCTGCCCCGAGGCGATCCTCATTCACTACCTGGACAACATCGACGCGAAGCTGAACATGGCCTTTTCGGCGATCCGCGATGCGCGCAATGCCGAGAGCGACTGGACCGAATGGGTAAAACCGCTGGAGACGCGAATCTACAAGAAAGACGTACTGAGCCGAGAAACTCCCAACGACTAA